The following coding sequences are from one Paenibacillus sp. JDR-2 window:
- a CDS encoding AAA family ATPase, with amino-acid sequence MKLLEVRIDGFGQLQGFNCRLDGPSVILYGMNEAGKSTLFGFIRTILFGFARRNQPAERQEPVNGGTHGGQLVFQDAEGHTCIAERYAHANGGRLKLRRISLTEHDFQPGEESWPTQEEWEQRYLGGTNEQLFRELYAITLTELQQVGALSHEELGRYLYHAGWENGKAIAAAEKKLQLEMEQLFKPRGVNQQINKQLKSLEKTEQELREQADAIQVYNGLQQELERHNRELEQLEEKQPHRQSAVQLAGKAHAIRPLWLKQLELVREREAIASAERITAEAEHSWQELRNEQRSRAQEEEQLEQEEQLLTQKRQAIQVDKELLVRKEEAEALLLESERMQLLREEKITLTVELQSDAEALTRLLGRIAPNWGEQELLDLQLTVSDREYARGQRQLEAEAGRSSERLNADLQAVIQQEREAAQQLAEAEAELAHAEAAAGGRNVFGGAGFLPQTSDAMRAAWNSCDAALREWELERLQAPAAREEAGQGSAGPLWIGAALAGGAAVALGAASLSGGAFPGAAGAAAALGALALALAALAAARGRSAAKRRPRRTRGPAPAQAREQRVRAALAGLVSAPAEAAAALLAEPPHAAGAAREQLRAAAEARATALQRSEQLGAGHAELARRHARLRAAAGERREAAAAAAEERAAAARQWRGWLEAIALPDMSPDAALEIFELAEQALHRLQQRDRRAAKLAAASTQVAAFEVRAAELCAAFPDAAQRLPAEPGLALRLLQTELRRQAAAQEEAARLDERLQALQLALTAVQDKQQQLNSSIRLLTEAAGFNNEAEFAAILVHRSRLEAIDNELNKLQIEIKAGMSEQRLNELELLLSSHDGDELKQLFEQLQLEAEQMEESKGELLDKRGRLRQQLEHLLQEEKHRELLAVKEMTLARITGDAERYAVLSVSASLIRTTKRIYEEERQPALLKLASEFVRRLTEGRYIRVMTTPDQPSIRLETSDNRLVDSVMLSRGTAELVYLAMRLALAVERTAAAGMPLLLDDLFVNFDRQRLHAVAQLLGELSLSRQLLLFTCHEHIRTALQNGIPHARQIELPGRSRPLVSHLSSDDQI; translated from the coding sequence ATGAAGCTGTTGGAAGTCCGGATTGACGGCTTCGGCCAGCTGCAAGGGTTTAACTGCAGGTTGGATGGTCCTTCAGTTATTTTATATGGCATGAATGAAGCGGGGAAAAGTACGTTGTTCGGATTTATCCGGACGATTTTATTCGGTTTTGCAAGGCGGAATCAGCCTGCGGAACGACAGGAGCCAGTTAATGGCGGTACTCATGGCGGTCAGCTGGTATTTCAGGATGCAGAAGGCCATACCTGCATAGCGGAGCGGTATGCCCACGCGAACGGAGGCCGTCTGAAGCTTAGACGGATTAGCCTGACGGAGCATGATTTTCAACCTGGCGAGGAGAGCTGGCCAACCCAGGAGGAATGGGAGCAGCGGTACCTTGGAGGCACAAACGAGCAGCTGTTTCGCGAGCTGTATGCAATCACCTTAACGGAATTGCAGCAGGTTGGAGCGTTATCGCATGAGGAATTAGGGAGGTACTTGTACCACGCCGGATGGGAGAACGGCAAGGCTATTGCGGCCGCCGAGAAAAAGCTGCAGCTCGAAATGGAGCAGCTGTTCAAGCCGCGCGGAGTTAACCAGCAGATCAATAAGCAGTTGAAGTCGCTGGAGAAGACCGAGCAGGAGCTTCGGGAGCAGGCAGATGCTATTCAGGTATATAATGGGCTCCAGCAAGAGCTTGAACGGCATAATCGGGAGCTGGAACAGCTTGAGGAAAAACAGCCGCATCGGCAGTCTGCCGTTCAGCTTGCGGGGAAAGCCCATGCGATAAGGCCTTTATGGCTCAAACAGCTGGAGCTCGTCCGGGAGCGGGAAGCGATCGCAAGTGCCGAGCGGATTACGGCGGAAGCGGAGCATAGCTGGCAGGAGCTGAGGAATGAGCAAAGAAGCCGCGCGCAAGAGGAAGAACAGCTTGAGCAAGAGGAGCAGCTGCTCACGCAAAAGCGCCAGGCCATTCAGGTAGACAAAGAGCTGCTAGTTCGAAAAGAGGAAGCTGAGGCATTGCTGCTCGAGAGCGAACGGATGCAGCTTCTAAGAGAGGAAAAAATTACGCTGACAGTCGAACTGCAATCGGACGCAGAAGCTTTAACCCGGCTGTTAGGCCGTATTGCTCCGAATTGGGGAGAGCAAGAGCTGTTGGATTTGCAGTTGACCGTATCGGACCGGGAATATGCGCGCGGGCAGAGACAGCTTGAGGCGGAAGCGGGGCGCAGCTCGGAACGACTAAACGCTGATCTGCAGGCCGTTATCCAGCAGGAAAGGGAGGCCGCGCAACAGCTTGCCGAGGCGGAAGCCGAACTGGCGCATGCGGAAGCAGCAGCTGGCGGGCGCAACGTGTTCGGCGGCGCCGGGTTCCTGCCGCAGACGAGCGACGCTATGCGGGCAGCTTGGAACAGCTGCGACGCCGCGCTGCGCGAGTGGGAGCTGGAGCGGCTGCAGGCACCAGCCGCCCGGGAGGAAGCGGGTCAGGGCTCTGCCGGCCCGCTATGGATTGGCGCGGCGCTGGCAGGCGGCGCCGCTGTTGCCCTTGGCGCCGCTTCGCTTAGCGGCGGCGCATTCCCTGGCGCAGCCGGCGCTGCCGCTGCGCTAGGCGCGCTCGCGCTCGCGCTGGCGGCGCTAGCCGCGGCCCGCGGGCGCAGCGCCGCCAAGCGCAGGCCGCGGCGCACTCGCGGCCCCGCGCCGGCGCAAGCGCGCGAGCAGCGCGTCCGCGCAGCGCTCGCGGGGCTCGTCAGCGCGCCCGCGGAAGCCGCCGCGGCGCTGCTGGCGGAGCCGCCGCACGCGGCCGGCGCGGCCCGCGAGCAGCTGCGCGCCGCAGCCGAGGCGCGAGCCACCGCGCTGCAGCGCAGCGAGCAGCTCGGCGCCGGCCATGCCGAGCTGGCTCGCCGGCATGCGCGGCTTCGCGCTGCCGCCGGCGAGCGCCGCGAGGCTGCCGCAGCCGCGGCGGAAGAGCGTGCAGCCGCTGCCCGGCAATGGCGCGGCTGGCTGGAAGCGATAGCGCTGCCGGACATGTCGCCGGATGCAGCGCTTGAAATATTCGAGCTCGCCGAGCAAGCTTTGCACCGACTCCAGCAGCGTGACCGCCGCGCTGCGAAGCTCGCTGCGGCCAGCACCCAGGTCGCCGCGTTCGAAGTCCGCGCGGCGGAGCTTTGCGCCGCCTTCCCGGACGCGGCGCAGCGTCTCCCTGCGGAGCCCGGGCTGGCCTTGCGGCTCCTGCAAACGGAGCTGCGCCGGCAGGCAGCGGCGCAGGAAGAAGCCGCCCGGCTGGATGAGCGGCTTCAAGCCCTGCAATTGGCCTTAACGGCTGTACAGGACAAGCAACAGCAGCTCAACTCTTCGATCCGTCTTCTCACAGAAGCTGCCGGCTTTAATAACGAAGCCGAGTTTGCCGCGATACTGGTTCACCGGAGCCGGCTGGAAGCGATCGATAACGAGCTGAACAAGCTGCAGATTGAGATTAAGGCGGGTATGTCGGAGCAACGGTTAAATGAGCTGGAGTTGCTGTTGTCCAGCCATGACGGAGATGAATTGAAGCAGCTCTTTGAGCAGCTTCAATTGGAAGCTGAACAGATGGAGGAGAGTAAAGGGGAGCTGCTGGATAAACGGGGCAGACTTCGCCAGCAGCTGGAGCATTTGCTGCAGGAGGAGAAGCACCGGGAGCTGCTGGCTGTCAAGGAAATGACGCTTGCCCGGATTACCGGGGATGCCGAGCGTTATGCCGTACTGTCTGTCAGCGCCTCCCTCATACGGACAACGAAACGAATTTATGAGGAAGAGCGGCAGCCTGCTTTGCTGAAGCTGGCCAGCGAATTTGTACGCAGACTTACGGAAGGAAGATATATCCGGGTAATGACGACTCCGGATCAGCCTTCCATCCGGCTCGAGACATCGGATAACCGATTGGTGGATTCCGTGATGTTAAGCCGAGGCACAGCAGAGCTGGTGTATCTGGCTATGCGGCTTGCTCTTGCCGTAGAACGAACAGCAGCAGCGGGTATGCCGCTGCTGCTGGATGATTTGTTTGTTAACTTTGACCGCCAGCGCCTGCACGCCGTTGCGCAATTACTTGGCGAATTGTCGTTATCTCGCCAATTGCTTCTGTTTACCTGCCATGAGCATATTCGGACAGCTCTACAGAATGGCATTCCTCATGCTAGGCAAATCGAACTGCCTGGCAGAAGCCGGCCGTTAGTGAGCCATCTTTCGTCGGATGACCAGATATAG
- a CDS encoding GGDEF domain-containing protein, producing the protein MTILTWLTGPNGQLISSACVIIILILMLFMSTRLYTSYRNKRIYRLLTLTIPLFMVQNTILAMLAYPEQKLPPWLHIVSMILQIVSFIIINFVYMKLYTHRGAQIKVMPFVLLIVLTFVIAAAQSVFMDPSDDNLLPGGQYRLLGLDFYSLIVTFMILLGTKGAEMNGRFSASLITYFILDLSRIADGYVFHGSVDWLVLLSYFLPVVYFMQLFLLLFEWVIERLMMTYQSSITDGLTGLYNRRHFTSKAEQILQRQKGLAVIFCDIDNFKKLNDTQGHHKADGVLKQVAEIMKEESAGIGAAGRYGGEELLACISTDRVKPDRVAESIRSRVEKETIVTVSVGVSTSKDGKEVVQLIKLADEAMYHSKTTGKNKVSLFSSLPSSKKKALST; encoded by the coding sequence ATGACAATTTTAACCTGGCTAACCGGGCCTAACGGTCAACTTATTTCTTCTGCTTGTGTCATTATCATCCTTATATTGATGCTCTTCATGTCAACCCGGCTGTATACCAGCTACCGGAACAAACGCATCTACCGGCTTCTAACCCTTACGATCCCGCTGTTTATGGTGCAAAATACCATACTGGCAATGCTTGCTTATCCCGAGCAGAAGCTGCCGCCTTGGCTGCATATCGTTTCGATGATTTTGCAGATCGTCTCTTTCATCATTATAAACTTTGTATACATGAAATTATATACTCATCGCGGCGCGCAAATAAAAGTTATGCCTTTTGTTCTGCTAATCGTCTTAACCTTTGTTATTGCCGCGGCGCAGTCCGTATTCATGGATCCTTCGGATGACAACTTGCTGCCGGGAGGGCAATACCGTCTCCTTGGACTGGATTTCTACTCATTAATCGTAACCTTTATGATCCTGCTCGGCACCAAAGGCGCCGAGATGAACGGCAGGTTTTCAGCCAGCCTTATTACTTATTTTATTCTGGACCTGTCGAGAATTGCTGACGGTTACGTTTTTCACGGATCCGTGGATTGGCTGGTGCTGCTCAGTTATTTCCTTCCGGTCGTCTACTTCATGCAGCTATTCCTTTTGCTGTTCGAGTGGGTCATCGAACGTCTGATGATGACTTATCAATCGTCCATTACGGATGGCTTGACGGGCTTGTACAACCGGCGGCACTTCACTTCCAAGGCCGAACAGATTTTGCAGAGGCAAAAAGGTCTCGCCGTCATCTTCTGCGATATCGACAACTTCAAGAAGCTGAATGATACGCAAGGCCATCATAAGGCCGACGGCGTGCTGAAGCAGGTCGCTGAGATTATGAAGGAAGAGTCAGCAGGCATTGGCGCGGCCGGCCGATACGGCGGCGAGGAGCTGCTTGCTTGCATTTCGACCGACCGGGTAAAGCCGGACCGTGTCGCCGAATCGATCCGCAGCCGCGTTGAGAAAGAAACCATCGTTACGGTAAGCGTTGGCGTCAGCACCTCCAAGGACGGTAAGGAGGTCGTCCAGCTCATCAAGCTGGCGGACGAAGCCATGTACCATTCAAAAACAACCGGCAAGAACAAGGTTTCCTTATTCAGCTCTCTACCGTCCAGCAAGAAGAAGGCATTATCTACCTAA
- a CDS encoding YjjG family noncanonical pyrimidine nucleotidase has translation MNYDVILFDADDTLFDYKKAEDFALTSVFEEFGVQSPDTDYVALYRTINQELWNDFEKGAISLAELRVERFSRLFNGTGLTIGAEEFSNRYLGYLGAGAYLIDGAVELVEELRSKVRLAIITNGIREVQLSRFSKAGVDHYFEHIIVSEDTGYQKPHIGIFDYTFNKLGITDPTRVLIVGDSLTSDIQGGLNSGIDTCWYNPHSKPNATPVKAKFEIKQLSEVLTLL, from the coding sequence ATGAACTACGACGTGATATTATTTGATGCTGACGATACGCTATTCGACTACAAGAAAGCAGAGGACTTCGCTCTGACAAGCGTGTTTGAAGAATTCGGGGTTCAATCGCCGGATACCGACTATGTAGCTCTCTACCGGACCATTAATCAGGAGCTGTGGAATGACTTCGAAAAAGGGGCGATATCGCTCGCGGAGCTCCGCGTAGAACGCTTCAGCCGGCTTTTCAACGGAACGGGCCTTACGATTGGAGCCGAGGAGTTCAGCAACCGTTATCTCGGTTATCTTGGAGCAGGCGCGTATCTGATCGACGGAGCCGTGGAACTGGTGGAAGAGCTCCGTTCCAAAGTAAGACTAGCGATTATTACGAACGGAATCCGGGAAGTGCAGCTATCGCGTTTTTCCAAGGCTGGCGTGGACCACTATTTCGAGCATATTATCGTGTCGGAGGATACGGGCTATCAGAAGCCTCATATCGGCATTTTCGATTACACGTTTAATAAGCTTGGCATTACCGATCCGACCAGAGTGCTTATCGTTGGCGACTCGCTGACCTCCGATATTCAGGGCGGGCTGAACAGCGGCATTGATACTTGCTGGTATAATCCGCATAGCAAGCCGAATGCGACGCCCGTTAAGGCGAAATTCGAAATCAAACAATTATCCGAGGTGCTGACTCTTCTATGA
- a CDS encoding PhzF family phenazine biosynthesis protein, giving the protein MKPIYVVDAFTSEPFRGNPAAVCLCEKPEDERWMQQVAAEMNLPETAFLVPIEDGYDLRWFTPEAEADLGGHATLAAAYMLWHTGRLRFDQTARFVTKSGVLTVTYDAIDGWMTMDYPEETPKPVNAPEAIIQGLGLIPRYTAKNRQDYVVEVDSEQTVRSLRPDQQQLAAAGGRGIIVTAKAAAGAPYDYVARVFFPNAGILEDPVTGVAHCALAPHWTRRLRKQELTGYQASKRGGIVKVAVNGSRVLLAGQARMILQGTLEV; this is encoded by the coding sequence ATGAAACCGATCTATGTGGTGGATGCTTTTACAAGCGAGCCATTCCGAGGAAATCCGGCAGCGGTGTGCCTATGCGAGAAGCCGGAGGATGAACGGTGGATGCAGCAGGTGGCGGCGGAAATGAACCTGCCCGAGACAGCCTTTCTGGTCCCGATCGAAGACGGCTATGACCTTCGCTGGTTCACTCCCGAGGCGGAGGCAGACCTTGGCGGGCATGCCACGTTGGCAGCCGCTTATATGCTGTGGCACACGGGGAGGCTTCGTTTCGATCAGACAGCCCGGTTTGTAACGAAGAGCGGGGTACTGACCGTTACTTATGATGCCATTGACGGCTGGATGACAATGGACTATCCGGAAGAGACGCCGAAGCCGGTGAATGCGCCGGAAGCTATTATCCAAGGTCTTGGGCTAATTCCGCGTTATACGGCCAAGAACCGCCAGGATTATGTCGTTGAGGTGGATAGCGAACAAACCGTGCGCAGTTTAAGACCCGATCAGCAGCAGCTTGCTGCGGCAGGCGGAAGAGGGATCATTGTAACGGCTAAGGCGGCTGCCGGTGCGCCATATGATTATGTAGCGCGCGTCTTTTTCCCGAATGCGGGTATCTTGGAGGATCCGGTTACGGGCGTGGCTCATTGCGCGCTTGCGCCGCATTGGACCAGGAGGTTACGCAAACAGGAGCTGACGGGTTATCAGGCTTCGAAGCGCGGCGGTATCGTGAAGGTGGCCGTGAACGGCAGCCGCGTTCTGTTGGCCGGCCAAGCGAGGATGATTTTGCAAGGAACACTTGAAGTTTAA
- a CDS encoding HAD family hydrolase, protein MTKTYSSILFDLDGTLTDPKLGITSAIQYSLSKFGIRIDNLDVLDPFIGPPLAGSFKEFYGFTDEMCTEAIKYYREYFAERGMYENKRYEGIKEVLAALKEQGASLYVATSKPTFFAEKIIAYFELNEFFEFIGGSNLDNTRVDKGEVIEHVLLSCGLSAEDAVMIGDRKHDIIGAKRHGIDSVGVGYGYGSEEELELAEPTYLAGTVNELGQLLAGLVRK, encoded by the coding sequence ATGACAAAGACGTATTCATCGATTTTATTCGATCTGGACGGGACATTAACGGATCCCAAGCTGGGCATTACAAGCGCTATTCAATATTCCCTAAGCAAATTCGGCATTCGAATCGATAATTTGGACGTGCTTGATCCCTTTATCGGACCGCCGCTTGCCGGCTCGTTTAAGGAGTTCTACGGCTTTACGGACGAGATGTGCACGGAGGCGATCAAATACTACCGGGAGTACTTCGCGGAAAGAGGCATGTACGAGAACAAGCGGTACGAAGGCATTAAAGAAGTGCTTGCTGCCCTGAAGGAGCAGGGGGCTTCCTTATATGTCGCAACTTCGAAGCCTACCTTTTTCGCGGAAAAAATCATTGCTTACTTCGAGCTAAACGAATTTTTCGAGTTTATCGGCGGCAGCAACCTCGATAATACCCGCGTCGATAAAGGCGAGGTTATCGAGCATGTGCTTCTCTCCTGCGGTCTGTCCGCGGAAGACGCGGTGATGATCGGTGATCGCAAGCATGATATTATCGGAGCCAAGCGCCATGGCATAGACTCAGTTGGCGTTGGCTACGGTTATGGCAGCGAAGAAGAGCTGGAGCTGGCTGAGCCGACTTATTTGGCAGGTACGGTGAATGAATTGGGGCAACTGCTGGCGGGATTGGTAAGGAAGTGA
- a CDS encoding metallophosphoesterase family protein, whose translation MTVPFRFIHAADLHLDSPFRGMSKVPDALKEKLMASTFSALRRLSDTAIQEQVDFIVISGDLYDEADRSLKAQFLLLKEWERLQRYGISVFVIHGNHDPLNGAKAELKLPSNVTQFGANGMEYRPAYCRNGELAAFVYGMSYGKRHVTENIAARYSPVEGAPFHIALLHGNVNGDPSHDPYAPCLLEELTGKGFDYWALGHIHTRKVLHEYPHVVYSGNIQGRNPRETGPKGCYVAEVSASRAVQLTFIPLDDVRWLDAELSINGLHTEQELLQQMEELVEQLAAEGDGRPVMVRLTLEGQGPLHHKLTEMITVRTLLDQLQQGSLHAWVYALEGNTRAELRLSELEEEDSFAGELFRLAQRLERDSEAWRQEAAAAVAPLSSHAKLGRLLRGHWDELPEHWLEQAREHVLGLLTAEGRKDE comes from the coding sequence GTGACGGTTCCTTTTCGTTTTATACACGCGGCGGACCTGCATCTGGATAGCCCGTTTCGCGGCATGAGCAAGGTACCGGATGCGTTGAAGGAGAAGCTGATGGCTTCGACCTTCAGCGCCTTGCGCCGGTTATCGGATACGGCAATTCAGGAGCAGGTCGATTTTATCGTAATCTCGGGCGACTTGTATGATGAAGCGGACCGTTCGCTTAAAGCGCAGTTTCTTCTATTAAAAGAGTGGGAAAGGCTGCAGCGCTACGGGATATCCGTTTTTGTTATACACGGCAATCATGATCCGCTGAACGGCGCAAAGGCGGAACTGAAGCTGCCGTCCAATGTGACGCAATTTGGCGCTAATGGCATGGAATATCGGCCGGCTTACTGCAGAAACGGTGAGCTGGCTGCTTTTGTTTACGGGATGTCTTACGGGAAACGGCATGTAACGGAAAATATTGCCGCCCGTTATTCGCCGGTTGAAGGGGCGCCTTTTCATATTGCTTTGCTGCATGGCAACGTTAACGGAGATCCCTCCCATGATCCTTATGCGCCATGCTTGCTGGAGGAGCTAACCGGCAAAGGCTTTGATTATTGGGCCCTTGGCCATATACATACAAGAAAAGTACTTCATGAATACCCGCATGTTGTTTATTCAGGCAATATACAAGGGCGCAATCCGCGGGAGACCGGACCTAAGGGCTGTTATGTGGCAGAGGTCTCGGCTTCGCGGGCAGTACAGCTGACCTTTATCCCGCTTGATGACGTACGCTGGCTGGACGCGGAGCTGTCGATTAACGGTTTGCATACGGAGCAGGAGCTGCTGCAGCAAATGGAAGAGCTGGTGGAGCAGCTTGCCGCCGAAGGCGACGGACGGCCTGTTATGGTTCGTTTGACGCTGGAAGGGCAAGGTCCGCTGCATCACAAGCTAACGGAGATGATTACCGTGCGGACCTTGCTGGATCAGCTGCAGCAAGGTTCACTGCACGCATGGGTCTATGCGCTTGAAGGAAATACGCGAGCGGAGCTCCGTTTGTCAGAGCTTGAGGAAGAGGACAGCTTTGCCGGCGAGTTGTTCAGGCTGGCGCAGCGGTTAGAGCGGGATTCGGAAGCTTGGAGGCAAGAAGCGGCAGCCGCTGTTGCGCCACTCTCCAGCCATGCCAAGCTGGGAAGGCTGCTCCGCGGACACTGGGACGAGCTGCCCGAGCATTGGCTCGAGCAGGCTAGGGAGCATGTGCTTGGCTTGCTGACCGCAGAAGGGAGGAAGGACGAATGA
- a CDS encoding membrane protein, whose translation MVKRTGKVLQIASTYIGTIVGAGFATGQEILQFFTRFGYWGTLTIAVATALFIWLGGKMMLIASEIGAKSYEDLNIALFGDKYGKWISHFMLVVLLGVTAVMLAGAGTIFYENWNVSYQTGLLVTIAACYFLLRKGMKAILTVNAIVVPIMLLFTALIMLDTFQTPEADRFITIATDHSVWAAWASPFLYTAFNLSMAQAVLVPLGSEVQDRKTIVLGSWIGGIGIGIMLLAGHIALSVHMPGIQQFAIPMGGIAKQLGHIVQYIYIFLIFAEIFTTLIADIYGLTLQLQERLKWSRPLITLGILAFCYFASQIGFGPLLSTLYPIFGLISLGWLYLVIRRKMAH comes from the coding sequence ATGGTAAAGCGTACGGGGAAGGTTCTGCAAATCGCATCCACTTATATTGGCACAATCGTAGGCGCCGGTTTTGCGACTGGACAAGAGATCTTGCAGTTTTTCACCCGCTTCGGCTATTGGGGTACACTGACGATCGCTGTCGCGACGGCGCTCTTTATATGGCTGGGCGGAAAAATGATGCTGATTGCCAGCGAAATCGGGGCGAAGTCCTACGAGGATCTGAACATTGCGTTGTTTGGCGATAAGTATGGGAAATGGATCAGCCATTTTATGCTGGTTGTTCTGCTGGGCGTAACGGCTGTGATGCTTGCAGGCGCGGGCACTATCTTTTACGAGAATTGGAATGTTTCCTATCAAACGGGATTGCTCGTCACCATTGCCGCTTGTTACTTCCTGCTTCGCAAAGGCATGAAAGCGATTCTGACGGTTAATGCGATTGTGGTGCCGATTATGCTGCTCTTCACCGCGCTAATTATGCTGGACACGTTCCAAACGCCTGAAGCCGATAGGTTCATTACGATTGCGACCGACCATTCGGTATGGGCGGCATGGGCTTCCCCATTCCTGTATACCGCCTTTAACCTGTCGATGGCGCAAGCCGTTCTTGTGCCGCTTGGATCGGAGGTTCAGGACCGTAAAACCATTGTGCTCGGCTCATGGATTGGCGGAATCGGAATTGGCATTATGCTGCTGGCCGGACATATTGCGTTATCCGTTCATATGCCCGGCATCCAGCAGTTTGCCATCCCGATGGGAGGCATCGCCAAGCAGCTTGGCCATATCGTGCAGTATATTTATATTTTCCTTATATTCGCCGAGATCTTTACGACGCTTATTGCAGACATTTACGGTCTGACCCTCCAGCTCCAGGAACGGCTGAAATGGTCGCGTCCGTTAATCACTTTGGGTATTCTCGCCTTCTGCTATTTTGCGAGCCAAATCGGCTTTGGCCCGCTGCTCTCGACGCTTTATCCGATTTTCGGCCTAATCAGCTTAGGCTGGCTATATCTGGTCATCCGACGAAAGATGGCTCACTAA
- a CDS encoding xanthine phosphoribosyltransferase: MDILKERILEQASVLSSDVLRLDSILNHQVDPALTMEMGHEFAKRFADEKITKVVTIESSGIPVAYATAYVLGVPLVFARRKKTLIADPDAYSERVPSFTKGMVTDIMVSKQFLSAEDKVLFIDDIIANGDAARGLIKIIERSGAELVGMGIVLEKSFQAGSRTLREQGVRVESLVNVTSLKNGQIQFD; the protein is encoded by the coding sequence ATGGATATTTTAAAAGAACGAATTTTAGAGCAAGCATCGGTACTTTCGAGCGATGTGCTGCGGCTGGATTCCATACTTAACCACCAGGTCGATCCTGCTCTTACGATGGAAATGGGACATGAATTCGCAAAACGGTTTGCTGACGAGAAAATAACGAAAGTCGTTACGATTGAATCCTCTGGTATTCCCGTTGCTTATGCTACGGCGTACGTACTAGGTGTACCACTTGTATTTGCACGTCGCAAGAAAACTTTAATCGCGGATCCGGATGCTTATTCGGAGCGTGTTCCGTCCTTTACAAAAGGGATGGTGACCGATATTATGGTGTCGAAGCAGTTTTTGTCGGCTGAGGATAAAGTGCTCTTTATCGACGATATTATTGCAAACGGCGATGCAGCCCGAGGGCTGATCAAGATCATTGAAAGATCCGGCGCAGAGCTGGTAGGCATGGGGATTGTACTCGAGAAATCCTTCCAGGCCGGTTCAAGAACCCTTCGCGAGCAAGGTGTACGGGTAGAGTCGCTAGTAAATGTTACTTCTTTGAAAAACGGGCAAATTCAGTTCGACTAA
- a CDS encoding glycosyltransferase family 4 protein — MNILQALFFPPEQPGGVSSMVPYIQERFLKLGWQMELFSLPKRVRGKGQEDIIFETFDVTPFLGDPIVDKYLQTMRDYIWWTRLRLKRSYDIIHAHHPIAALVMKQLFPDTPVMMTIHSSFERELVLNGKIEENSIAHRFLTSIYGELEAKLDRLLTVSDSFRTYLSPYMKDTSAIKVIPNGFDEKRFKPIAHENAVPQFITVCRLVPAKGLDILLHACAELKHRGHPFVLHIIGDGPIREELEQLAVELDLYDDIIFYGYMLHPEEFMPFFDVFVLPSRAEAFGSVFAEAALCWLALVGTNVGGIAEQIEDGVNGLLVPPEDAPALADALEKLVVDPTYRYNLARSGWDKAKKVYSLQRVISQMKKVYLSLKPEE, encoded by the coding sequence TTGAACATACTGCAGGCTTTATTTTTTCCGCCGGAACAACCGGGCGGCGTGTCCTCCATGGTGCCATATATTCAAGAGCGTTTTTTGAAACTAGGCTGGCAAATGGAATTATTCTCGCTTCCGAAGCGGGTAAGAGGTAAAGGACAAGAAGACATTATATTCGAAACCTTTGATGTGACACCGTTCCTCGGTGATCCTATCGTAGATAAATATTTACAGACGATGAGAGACTACATTTGGTGGACGCGTCTGCGATTGAAGCGTTCCTATGATATTATTCATGCGCATCATCCGATTGCGGCGCTTGTCATGAAGCAGCTGTTCCCGGATACGCCGGTCATGATGACGATTCACTCCTCCTTCGAACGGGAGCTTGTCTTGAACGGTAAAATCGAGGAAAACAGCATAGCGCATCGCTTTCTGACCTCGATCTATGGCGAGCTGGAAGCAAAACTGGACCGGCTGCTTACGGTATCGGATTCTTTCCGGACTTATCTATCTCCTTACATGAAGGATACTTCCGCTATTAAGGTTATTCCCAACGGCTTCGACGAGAAGCGTTTCAAGCCGATTGCCCACGAGAACGCCGTTCCGCAGTTCATTACGGTATGCCGCCTGGTACCTGCAAAAGGTCTGGATATTCTGCTGCATGCCTGCGCGGAGCTGAAACATCGCGGTCATCCTTTTGTCCTTCATATTATCGGAGACGGTCCGATCCGGGAAGAGCTGGAGCAACTGGCGGTTGAGCTGGATTTATACGATGACATTATCTTCTACGGCTATATGCTTCATCCGGAAGAGTTCATGCCTTTCTTCGACGTTTTTGTTCTGCCGTCGCGCGCGGAAGCATTTGGCTCCGTGTTTGCCGAAGCGGCATTATGCTGGCTTGCCTTGGTCGGAACAAATGTCGGCGGTATCGCCGAGCAGATCGAAGACGGCGTAAACGGCCTGTTGGTACCGCCGGAAGATGCTCCTGCCCTTGCGGATGCGCTTGAGAAGCTTGTGGTGGATCCGACTTACCGATACAACCTGGCCCGTTCCGGCTGGGACAAGGCGAAAAAGGTCTATTCGCTCCAGCGTGTAATCTCGCAGATGAAGAAAGTTTACTTATCGTTGAAACCGGAGGAATAA